ATGGTTAAAACGCTGTGCTATCCTCCCCCCGTCCTTTGTTCTCCGTTTTGGCGACCTCATTTCACCATGACAGTCAGCAGGCGGTTTCTCATTCTGGGGACGTTATGCCTGCTGTACGATACAACGGCGGCTCAATCTCTTGATTCTATACTCACAGACGCGCCGAAATGTGCTGTTAGTGCTACGGATGTTGGACTTGATGACTATGCCACTGACGAGTACTTAGGTCGACTGCCTAACCGAGCTTCTGAGCCAGAAGGAATATGCGCAGATGGGACAGGAGGCGATGTGTAGTAGCAAGCCCTTTTCCAAAACGATGGGTGTTTGCTTGATGACGAAGTGCTCCATGAGACAGACTATGGGTACGTGgttcgagaagaagggttTGTTTTGCTGGGCATGCTAATATGTTAAAGACTTCATCAAAGAGTCGTCGGCTGCATGCGGGATCCCGCCGACCAACAATACAAACGAGTATCGATTAAACAGTACTGTCGTCTTTGTATTTGCActcgtcttcttcgccgTGAGGATAGTAACTAAATTTCGGCTTGGCCTAACATGGGGGATTGACGATACGCTGACGACTCTATCCGTTGTAAGTCATTTACTTGGGCTGCTGTGACTGGATAAGTGCTTACAGTAATAGGCAGTTATGATTCCGTATTATATCGTGATGCAGATCAGTAAGCcttgctttttcttcccCCATCTTCAAGCCAGTTTGTTGACTTGGGACTTTTCAGTGCTTGCATTGGgacttggccttgacatGTGGTTTATAAGCGATAGTCAGATCATACTGATTTTCAAGGTTAGACTGATGCTCGCTCTGAATCATAATAACGGAACTGACATTGGCTCCCCAGTtgttcatcgtcatcgaagTTTTGTACTTGACCGCACTAGTCCTCGTCAAAGCAGCAATCTTGTGCTTCTTCCTACGGATCTTCCCTGACCACAAGTTCAGGATTGTGGTCAAATGTACCATGGTCTTCAACGCTCTTATCTGGGTAGGATTtttcatcttcgtcttcttccaaACCCAGCCATTTTCGCTGTTCTGGAATGGGtggcagcagaagaagggcCATCTTATTCTGACGGGGTTCACTAATTTCACTCTGCCGCTTGCGGGAATGAATCTGCTGCTGGATATCTGGATGCTCATTCTGCCCATGACGCAGCTCTGGGGGATGGGATTGAAGCTCAGGAAGAAACTCGGTGTCATTAGCATGTTCAGTGTTGGGATATTGTGAGTGGGATTCAAATCGCGTACTGAGTTAATATCTTGGCTGACGGCATACATAGTCTTACGATTGTCGCTGCGATTCGAGTTCGCGAACTTGTGGCTTTTCTACTCTCAGAGGATTTAACAGGTAGATACTTTGTACTTTCGATCAACTGTTCAGACCACGAGCTAATGTATCAACCAGTCGACCATTGCCGAGACCATCTGGGAGCTGGGCCAATCCAAGAGATACGATCGTCTGCCAATATCGTGCAGACAGTGCCTTTTGATAGCAAGAACAAGTACAGTGCTGTAATTGTTAAGCTGGCCNNNNNNNNNNNNNNNNNNNNNNNNNNNNNNNNNNNNNNNNNNNNNNNNNNNNNNNNNNNNNNNNNNNNNNNNNNNNNNNNNNNNNNNNNNNNNNNNNNNNNNNNNNNNNNNNNNNNNNNNNNNNNNNNNNNNNNNNNNNNNNNNNNNNNNNNNNNNNNNNNNNNNNNNNNNNNNNNNNNNNNNNNNNNNNNNNNNNNNNNNNNNNNNNNNNNNNNNNNNNNNNNNNNNNNNNNNNNNNNNNNNNNNNNNNNNNNNNNNNNNNNNNNNNNNNNNNNNNNNNNNNNNNNNNNNNNNNNNNNNNNNNNNNNNNNNNNNNNNNNNNNNNNNNNNNNNNNNNNNNNNNNNNNNNNNNNNNNNNNNNNNNNNNNNNNNNNNNNNNNNNNNNNNNNNNNNNNNNNNNNNNNNNNNNNNNNNNNNNNNNNNNNNNNNNNNNNNNNNNNNNNNNNNNNNNNNNNNNNNNNNNNNNNNNNNNNNNNNNNNNNNNNNNNNNNNNNNNNNNNNNNNNNNNNNNNNNNNNNNNNNNNNNNNNNNNNNNNNNNNNNNNNNNNNNNNNNNNNNNNNNNNNNNNNNNNNNNNNNNNNNNNNNNNNNNNNNNNNNNNNNNNNNNNNNNNNNNNNNNNNNNNNNNNNNNNNNNNNNNNNNNNNNNNNNNNNNNNNNNNNNNNNNNNNNNNNNNNNNNNNNNNNNNNNNNNNNNNNNNNNNNNNNNNNNNNNNNNNNNNNNNNNNNNNNNNNNNNTCGGAGAGGCCAGTGTCAATGTATCCGGGGGAGATGCTGTTGACACGGGCAAAGTCGCGCCACTCGTTGGCGAGAGATCGCGCCATGTGGATGCAGCCAGCCTTGGCGACGTTGTAAGAGGTCTGCTCTTGAGGGTAGTTGGCAATGTGGCCGGACATGGAGGAGGTGATGACGAAGGAGCCGTGGCCCTGCTTCTTGAAGAGAGCGCCGACGGCCTTGGCGCAGTAGGCGGTGCCGTTGAGATCGATCTGGATAACGTGGTCCCAGTCGGCAGCAGAGCCGTCGATGACACCAGCGTTGGCGGTAGCACCAGCGCTGTACATGTTAGCACGAGTTCAATTGACCCAGTATCTATAGAATGGGAGACTTACTTGGCGACGAAACCGTCAATCTTGCCAAAGTCCTTGACAACCTCTCCGACAAATCGCTCAACGTCGTTGTAGTCGGCAGCGTTGAGCTTGTAGGCCTTAGCCTTGACGCCGTACTCCTTGGTGAGCTCCTCGACGTTCTTCTCGGCGCCCTCCTTGCGGGAAGCGTAGGTGATGGCGACGTCGGCGCCCATCTCAGCAGCACCACGGGCAGCCTCGATGCCCATGCCGCGGGGTCCGGAGGCGCCGgtgacgacgacgaccttgcccttgaggctgaggaggtcgaggatGTGGTTGGCCTTGGGGATTTGCTGAACCATGTTGACGGTTGAGAAGGTTGTTGTTTTGGgtatttaaaaaaaaagaagagagatggaGGGGTAGAGAATGAAGAGGGGAAATGGGAAGGGGAGGATGCTAGACTATTTGTACGGCATTGTGTGTCTACTCAGATCATGGCGTGGTCCGAAATAAAAGCAGCAAGCCCAAAGAGCTGAGCTGTAATGGAGGGGATGGGTCCAGTGATGTCATGGAAGCAGAGAGACCATGCAGTGCTTCTTGAGCTAGGGAACAGAAAAACGAGGGGCATCGGCGATTACAAAGAGAAGAGTATCCACTATGATACTCTCAATGGGGTTGTCTGAAGCTCCAGATTCCCTGCAAGCCCCTCCATTGTCGCTGCAACCGTGTTGAAAAGACGCGTCGAGGGGGAAAGTCTGTTGGGTGAGCACATGCTTAGTTAGGCAGAGGACAAGTCTCGGTGGGACGCATGAACCCACGCTTGAATGTTTTTTTGGACCAATTGGCTTTGTATTTAGACTTTTGAGTGGTGAGACGNNNNNNNNNNNNNNNNNNNNNNNNNNNNNNNNNNNNNNNNNNNNNNNNNNNNNNNNNNNNNNNNNNNNNNNNNNNNNNNNNNNNNNNNNNNNNNNNNNNNNNNNNNNNNNNNNNNNNNNNNNNNNNNNNNNNNNNNNNNNNNNNNNNNNNNNNNNNNNNNNNNNNNNNNNNNNNNNNNNNNNNNNNNNNNNNNNNNNNNNNNNNNNNNNNNNNNNNNNNNNNNNNNNNNNNNNNNNNNNNNNNNNNNNNNNNNNNNNNNNNNNNNNNNNNNNNNNNNNNNNNNNNNNNNNNNNNNNNNNNNNNNNNNNNNNNNNNNNNNNNNNNNNNNNNNNNNNNNNNNNNNNNNNNNNNNNNNNNNNNNNNNNNNNNNNNNNNNNNNNNNNNNNNNNNNNNNNNNNNNNNNNNNNNNNNNNNNNNNNNNNNNNNNNNNNNNNNNNNNNNNNNNNNNNNNNNNNNNNNNNNNNNNNNNNNNNNNNNNNNNNNNNNNNNNNNNNNNNNNNNNNNNNNNNNNNNNNNNNNNNNNNNNNNNNNNNNNNNNNNNNNNNNNNNNNNNNNNNNNNNNNNNNNNNNNNNNNNNNNNNNNNNNNNNNNNNNNNNNNNNNNNNNNNNNNNNNNNNNNNNNNNNNNNNNNNNNNNNNNNNNNNNNNNNNNNNNNNNNNNNNNNNNNNNNNNNNNNNNNNNNNNNNNNNNNNNNNNNNNNNNNNNNNNNNNNNNNNNNNNNNNNNNNNNNNNNNNNNNNNNNNNNNGGAATCccgcttcatcctcagagCTTCGTCGGGGCTGTCCATGACCTCGACGGCCGCCGTATGCGCAGCCACATCCTGGCGCGTCTCCCAAGCATTGGCCTCTCCCCTCTCGAGCTTTTTGTTGAGGTCGATCAGCACCAGCCGGAAGATGTAGCATCCAACCACTGTGACGCCAAACATGGAGAGCACGATTCCGTAGCTCTTGCGGTACCCGTTCTCCTTCAGGTCCCAGACGTACGAGCCCGCGACGTTGCCGAGCTGGCTGAAGGCGTTGATCATGGCGATGGCCACGGCGCGCTTGGCGGGGGGTCGGGGGAAGGAGGAGCTGATCCACGAGTagaagacgatgaagccCGCGTAGGATGCTgcttggaggaagagggcGAGGTAGCGCGCTGCGACGTTCTCGGTCGccatgctgatgatgaagcctgTCGTGCCGATACCGATTGGGCCGACAATGTGCCAGAACTTTTTATTGTTAGTACAATTGCGCGACGTGACGGACAATTGAACTGACCTTTTCTTGGGTTCTGTCCGAGTGCCAGGCGTTGATGACCGACACAATACAAGAGAACACCCACGGAGGAGCGCTCATCAAAAGAGTAGGCACGTATCCGAAGCCAAGAGTCTCTGTCAAACTGGGCTGTTCAATTGTTAGCGACGCGCATGCGATGGACATCAATTGACTTACGAAGAAAGCATTGAACGACAGACCAACGACATAAGCAGTAAAGGTCAACATCATGATGTAGatcttgagatccttgacCGCAAGCTTAAGACCGTAGAAAGCGCTCTCCTCAGAAGAATCCTCGTCTGCCTCGCCGACATCCTCAATCATACGAAGCTGCGCAACCTGTCGCTCCTCCTCCGTAAAGCCCCGCGAGTTATGAGGTAGATCGGGAAGAATAAACGCAGCGGAGATGGCAATGCTCATGGTAATAGCGCCTTCGATCCAGAACAGCCATCGCCATGCTGCGTGGCCCAGGACGCCCTGCATGTTGGACAAGACACCTGCGCCGACGAGCGCGGAGAAGGCGTTGGAGATGAGGTTGCCGCAGAACAGGATGGCATTGCGCTTGGTCAATTCGCGTCGCGTGTACCATTTCGACAGAATCAGAAGAGCACCGGGCAGAAAAGCAGCTTCGACGAAGCCGAGAAAGAATCGAATGCAGACCATGCCAGCGAAGTTGTGAACACTACCCGACAGCGTCGAGATAAGACCCCACAGCAGCATCGCCGCAGAAATATACAGCGACGGGCGCTGGATGCGGGTTGATGAACATGTTGGATGGCACCTGCATGAGGATATACCCGACGTACAAGATACTTAAGCACGTCGCATACTGGTTGTAACTCAGGTTCAAGTCCCTCTTGCAGACCCTTTAGACGAGCGGCGGCCATGTTGTTGCGGTCGAGGTAGTTCATGATGTAGATGAGCACGAACAGGGCGCAGCGCGTGTCGAGCTTGCGCTTCATCGACTTCTCGACGGCTTGCCGGTGCTGAGAGTCCATGGCGAAGGCGGCTGCGGCGCGGGATTCGGGGTGCGACTCGACGCTGAGTTTGGCCGAGGCGACGTGGTCGTCTGGCTTTGCTTGATccgccatgatgatggtgatttGATCAAGACTTGGGTGGGTTATCTGTATGGTAAAACAACAGTGAGCTACCAGTCTCACGCAAAGCGACAACACCTGGAGAAGAACTGACCTAGCTGGGCATGATGAACCCTTTTTAAGAAATGAAACAGGCGCTGGCAAAATACCGGCTGTTGTGACAACCCGTTACATCATCGAGCAGCAAGTATGGTGTAGCGCGGAGAAGAGTTCTGAGAGTATGGAGAATATGGGGAAGAGGTAAGGGTTTATCCGCGTAGGTTAAGCCTGATTAGGCGACTATCACGGGTTCCCCAGAGGTTGACAGTCACCCTCGCTTGAGGCAGGATTTTCTGAACCGGTGCTGGGTGTTGCAAATTTGAGTGTCACTGGATGGGTGCGCAAGGGCCCCAATGGTTTTGATGGTGGAGTGGTGGTGTAGATCTTTGCTTTTTGGAGAGGGGGATGGAAGGGCGACAGAAATGGCAGATAGAGATGGGAATTAGGGAGACGGCGACAAATCTACAGAAATTTAAAATGATACAGAAAAGGTAGGGGTAATTCACCAATATAGTGGTAAGTGGCATAACTACTATTAAAGACTCAAGAATTGATATGGCGTCGTGGTGACTACTCCAGAAAATACAGCCCATCTCACAATTCTGTCCTCCACGCGCCTCCAAACATTGCAACGTTGGAGAGAATGCGGAGACTCCGCAAAAAACCACAGTCAAGTGAGGGGAATTAGCCAACCCAAAGCCCGTGCAAACCCCGACAATACCAGTAAAAAAAGGCCCGAATGCTTTTCCAGTAAACACGCCCGGAATTACTGCTGAAAATCGACTGACTCGCAAGGCAGCAGCATTAAAATTCCTGCCCGTGGGGAAACGCGTGGGGGGTCTTGTCATTGGGGAATAAACGTCTGGAGAACGGAGTAAGGAGGCTGGATGGGGTTCCGAGGAACAGAGTTTTCGACTGTTAATTAATTGACGGGGTTTGGATGGGGCTCAACAACGCTCAGGCACGGGAATTGTCGGTCAGGATTGGAGTTACGGGTAATGATAGACCCAATTCCAGGGACATGGTCGTGGAGCTCGGCAATAAGAGGGTGACAGTTACCCCCATGGTCGGTAATTGACGTTTGGTGAtcgttggtcttggtgttggagatGCGGATGCCAAGAGCAGTCCGACGGCACGCGGAAGACAATTCTACGGCCTTGGCGCATGGAATTTTTCTAGAAGAGATTGAGACTGCCAAAGAAGTGAGGCTCTTTCAGTAAATGTCAGTGAGTCGTTGCGTTCATTTGAGTGGATGTGTTCAATTGAAGCGGGCATCAAACGCGACTTGCAGTGTACAGTGGATGTTCATAAAATGTATTCGTTCAAAGAAACACATGCGCTTTTCGCGCTCATCTATCGCTATGCTCTATAATCACAAACAATCCATCATTGATTACTCCAACCGTCCAGCCTCACTAGTCTCATCCCTCGACTGCTTCAGAAACGGCACCAGCGTCGTGCCCCCCGTCCCCGTCAACTCCTCCCCATTCTTTTTCGACGAACTACTCGCCAGGTTCTGCGGCCCATCCTTCCTCCCGCTCCTCGCAGGCAGAATGATATACCGCGTCACAATCTGGATGTGCTTGTTCCTAAACACCGTGAGCGCCTCTGTCGCAGCTGTGAATGCAGCCTGAAGACGTTCTTGCGCAGGACTGCTGGGTGTTTGGGAGGCTAGTTCGCGGATACTGCCCTTGCGAGCGACGTGTGTCAGGAACCGGCGGTGAGGACCCGGCATGTAGTCTTTTACTATATCGTGATAGCTCCTCTCGCCGGCTTTCTCGGTGTTGTTACCGCTGGTTATGTGCTCTACGCCGAGAACAACATCGAAGAATTGGATCAGGGAGCTTTGGCCGTTACTTCCACCGCGGAGATGGCGCCACTCGCCTTTTCCGTCACCTTCATCGTAGAAAACACCTTTTGGCAGACCAGCTGCTTCCATGTTTTTGCTCCCCGCCAAGAACGGTCTGATCTTGTAGTAGAACGTCATAGGATCGCACTTCTCATACATGCGCTCTAGCAAAACACCGACACTGTCGATGCAAGACTTGAGTTGTTCGAGAGCAGAGATTATAACGTCGTAGTCTCGTGTCTTGACGGCTTCGAGCGCTTCCATCATTTTAGGGATGATGGTTCCGGCGCGAGCTTCCATGGCTAcgctgatgaggaggaacCATTTTTCTGACTCTGTGCCGGTGAAGGTGTGTAGGGTGTCGAGGTGGTCGAGATCAGTGAAGTCGTTGCTTGAGCTGGAGAAGTTCCATAGGTTTGCAGCGGCGTATGAGAGAACGGGAGGGAGTTCGAGATGTTTTGAGACAGCAAGGAACGGAACAGTGATTTGTGGGGGTAGAATCTAACACCGTCAACATCCACATCGAATTAAAATATCAGTAGCTTAGCTTACCTGCGCAGGCTTCTCTCCACCCCAAACATAAGCATGCGTCAAGAACGCCAAGATGGAATACGCCCTCCTCCACTCCGCCTCAGACCTTAACCTCTCCGTCGACAGAACAGGAAGAGTATCAACAGCACGTCTTATATCAAAATACTTGATTAGAGCAGGGAGATGCTGAATAACAAGCTCCCACGGCTCATAGTAAGAATCGGGTAGTTGTTTGAGGGGACTGTGCTCAGGGAGGAAAGCGTTGCTTGTCACGGCGAACTCTTTTAGTTCGGCCGTGAGCTTGATGCGCGGGAGTTGGTACGTAACAGCGTGTGGCGACATATTGAActttaattctttttttaaaaataGATAAATGcagagaagcttgatggAATTGGTAGAGAAGATGTATAATCTCAATTGTTCAGAAGAGCATCAGTCTAAAATACAATTGTAAAGCCCATGGGTTATTTCTTGTTTTTCCTACTTCCGTCTTCCGTGTACTTGATCTCCGTCTCCGGTCTCCGTGAAAATAAAGTCTCATCCGATCCGTGTTGTGCCCGCGTGACCAATCGCTGTTTGTCGCTATATCTAAAATGGATAATGACGTCCACTACGCGGATGTCGGGATGCGGATGTGCGGATGGACCAACCAACTTCCGTGCTTCCGCTAAAAATTGGTGGAGGCTTCACGGAACATAAAGTGATTTCGCAATCCCACTCACAAACGGATCATACGAGTTCAATCACATCAGTTCATAATCATTACATcactttcttttcttattataatttgAATTACACACAATGGAGCTTTCTGGATTTGTCGAGCGTCTGAGGAGCGGTGCTGCCGCCAAGTTTCCCAGCGATGCTAATTCTCTCGACTTTGCCCGCCATTTGGACTCGCAGGATAAGCTAAGCCATCTTCGGGATGAGTTTGTCCTGCCTACCAAGAAGTCCCTCAAGAAGAAAGCCCTCGACGGTTCACTTCGTGAGTACGCCTTTTCTCTCAATGAAGATCTAGACTAATTGTTTTAGCTGGCGCAGTCAATGGCACAAATGGTCACAGCAACGGCCATACCAACGGCCATACCAACGGCTCAGCTGATGATGATCAACAATGTCTCTACTTCGTCGGCAACTCTCTCGGCGCTCAACCGAAAGCTGTTCGAGAATATCTCAACGCTCAACTCGAGACATGGGCCTCTATCGGTGTGAACGGACACTTCAGCGCCCTTGGCAACTCACCGCTTCCAGCATGGCAGGACCTCGCTGAGGACTGCGCCATCAAGTCGGCTGACCTCGTCGGTGCTTCTCCCCACGAGATTGTCATCATGAACACACTCACAGCGAACCTGCACCTCCTCATGGCGAGCTTTTATAAGCCGAATGAGAAGAGACACAAGGTTATTCTGGAGTGGAAGCCGTTCCCTAGTGATCACTATGCTATTGAGAGTCAGGTTGTTTGGCACGGTCTTGATCCGGAGAAGAGCATGGTTAAGATTCATCCTAATGAGGATCATATCATCACAACTGATTTGATTCTTTCGACTATTGATGAGCATGCTGAGGATACGGCTCTTCTTCTACTCCCCGGTATTCAGTACTACTCCGGCCAACTCTTCGACATCCCCCGCATTACAGCATACGCTCAAGCAAAGGGTATCGTGGTTGGTTGGGATCTCGCCCACGCCGCTGGAAACGTCGAACTCAAGCTCCACGACTGGAACGTTGATTTCGCTTGCTGGTGCACGTACAAGTACATCAACGCAGGCCCCGGCTCCATCGCAGGTGCCTACGTCCACGAGCGCCACGGCAAAGTCGAGCTCAACGATGCCACCGGCAAAGCCACGTACCGCCCCCGTCTCATGGGCTGGTACGGCGGCGACAAGAGCGTGCGCTTCAACATGGACAACAACTTCATCCCCACCTCCGGCGCTGGCGGCTTCCAGCTCTCCAACCCGTCCGCCATCGACCTCGCCAGTCTCTCCGGCGCATTATCAGTGTTCAACAAAACAACCATGCACGACCTGCGCTCCAAGGCTTTAGTGCTAACAGCCTACGCTGAGTATCTGCTTGATCAGATCTTGGCCGAGTCATCAGACGCTGAGCTGTTCCGCATTATTACACCGAGGGATCCGCTGCAGAGGGGCACGCAGCTTAGTGTATTGTTGAAAGATGGGCTGTTGGATAATGTTAGTGCGGCGTTGGAGGAGAATGCTGTGATTTGTGATAAGAGGAAGCCTGGCGTTATTCGCGTGGCGCCTGTACCGCTGTACACGAGGTTTGAGGATGTTTGGAAGTTTATGCAAATTTTGAGGACGGCTTTGCCTTAGATGAAAAGATAGATAATGATTGTTAATGAAAGCCTGGTTTATTTGGTTAAGCTTTGAAAGTTTAGTGAGGTCTATGGAAGGAGTTGTTAATTGTGCCAGTTGATGTGCGCAATCATCCATTGCTGGAAGTTATCTTCACACCGTATCTTGATTTCTTTTCCCTTGAAACGAACAGCCGTCAGCACTAGATTCGCATGACGAAGACGTTTTCCAGGCATTGCGCCATATGATCTATCACATTACATCCCGCATACCATCGTCTTACTCGGCTAGACATGGCTTCCATAACCGAGGACCAGCCACGTTATCTTGCATCACGACGCGCAATCCTCGTCGGATCTGATATCAGGAACATACCCGCCTGATCTGACACCTCCGAACTTCCGTACCTACCGATTCGTCATTGACGTTTCACAGATGGTGCGTCAGGTCAATACCACCTCCCGCATCCAACAGCGCAAACAAGTTCAAAGCCGACCCCGAATCAGCCTCATTCCCCATCGGTCCGCCCCAGTAGCTCGGATCAGGCGTCTGCATCATACTCTCGCTCAGCCCCAGAAAGGCCGAGTCCAAGTCCCCAAACAACGGTGATCCGACATGTTGTAGACCGTTATGCTGTAGGAACGTCCTATCCAGTGATTCGCGCCCTCTAGAGGAGGGCGTTGTCATTGACTGGCCTGTGAAGGTGGGTGATGAGTCCATCGTGTCGGAGGGTATGAGACCAAACAGTTGGCTCGAGTTTTCCGTGCGTCGTTGCCGTTCGGCGAGTTCGCGCTTTTCGAGATATTCGAGGGCGGTTGTTAGAAGGGATTGGGCTATGAGGGAGTATTGGCCTGCGTGGGTGTCGTGTTTGGAGCAGTGGTCTAGGGCGTGGATGGCCATGCGGGTGTATTTCTCGAGGACGCGGCCGAAACCACCGAGGAGGCCGACGCCTAGGACAAGAGAGCTGGCAAATAACCATGACCTGGAGCGTGTTAGTCTAGATATCCGTGAAAGCATGAGTTTGGGTGACTTACACAAGAATGGGAACATGACCAACAAGAATCCCCTTCTGAATGAGATCTAATATTGGATCAACCATGAGACTCGCCGCGTCAATACAAGCATCAGCGAGTTTCGACTTTCCACTCGTTAGAGCAGATCGTCCATTAGAGTTGACGGAGCCATCAGACAGACGCCGACAAAGCTCATACATGAGAAATGGCCTCGACACCAGCATGACGGCGTAATAATACGTAGCCAATATCTGACAAGCACCACTCGCCTGAGCTCTATCCTGAGCCTCCGGATTTGCAACTATATCCTTGAGTTGTTTCAACCAGCGCGAAGACCAATCTCGTAGTTGGAGTGATATCCCCTCCGTAAGTTGCAGCGACACTTTTCGTCGTGAGTAAATCTCTGTAACTACGCCCTCAAGCACCAAGAATATCTGCACAGATGCATTGAGCAAGTCCACCGGTTCCTCAACGTTCTCATCAGGACTTTGATACGGAACCGTACAATCAACATCCGACGTAGCAGGCGGTCTACCCATAGAAGAACTCAGAAAAAGATCAACGACCCGTATACTCTTCCAAAGCCGATCGCGCTGTCTGTGAATATCCGGCCCAAAACGCGCGTTGACTTCTGTTCTGTGAATGCCAATCGAGTAAGCTGCACGTACAGCAGTtccgaagaagagaaacgcGCCGTTGATCTGGCATGAACACAGCATGTATAGTGTGATTAGCGTAAACATTTGGACTGTTGAGACGCTGAGATTGCCAGTGAGGTTGGAGTATGCCTTGTCGCGCGCATATTCAAAGTAATCCTGTGATCGCTCCTCATCGTTGA
This genomic stretch from Fusarium oxysporum f. sp. lycopersici 4287 chromosome 2, whole genome shotgun sequence harbors:
- a CDS encoding oxidoreductase, yielding MVQQIPKANHILDLLSLKGKVVVVTGASGPRGMGIEAARGAAEMGADVAITYASRKEGAEKNVEELTKEYGVKAKAYKLNAADYNDVERFVGEVVKDFGKIDGFVANAGATANAGVIDGSAADWDHVIQIDLNGTAYCAKAVGALFKKQGHGSFVITSSMSGHIANYPQEQTSYNVAKAGCIHMARSLANEWRDFARYLPVKSSESRKATSSRTRIAATIFLPELQSHPPELRHGQNEHPDIQQQIHSRKRQSEISEPRQNKMALLLLPPIPEQRKWLGLEEDEDEKSYPDKSVEDHGTFDHNPELVVREDP
- a CDS encoding indoleamine 2,3-dioxygenase, with the protein product MSPHAVTYQLPRIKLTAELKEFAVTSNAFLPEHSPLKQLPDSYYEPWELVIQHLPALIKYFDIRRAVDTLPVLSTERLRSEAEWRRAYSILAFLTHAYVWGGEKPAQILPPQITVPFLAVSKHLELPPVLSYAAANLWNFSSSSNDFTDLDHLDTLHTFTGTESEKWFLLISVAMEARAGTIIPKMMEALEAVKTRDYDVIISALEQLKSCIDSVGVLLERMYEKCDPMTFYYKIRPFLAGSKNMEAAGLPKGVFYDEGDGKGEWRHLRGGSNGQSSLIQFFDVVLGVEHITSGNNTEKAGERSYHDIVKDYMPGPHRRFLTHVARKGSIRELASQTPSSPAQERLQAAFTAATEALTVFRNKHIQIVTRYIILPARSGRKDGPQNLASSSSKKNGEELTGTGGTTLVPFLKQSRDETSEAGRLE
- a CDS encoding kynureninase 2, with translation MELSGFVERLRSGAAAKFPSDANSLDFARHLDSQDKLSHLRDEFVLPTKKSLKKKALDGSLPGAVNGTNGHSNGHTNGHTNGSADDDQQCLYFVGNSLGAQPKAVREYLNAQLETWASIGVNGHFSALGNSPLPAWQDLAEDCAIKSADLVGASPHEIVIMNTLTANLHLLMASFYKPNEKRHKVILEWKPFPSDHYAIESQVVWHGLDPEKSMVKIHPNEDHIITTDLILSTIDEHAEDTALLLLPGIQYYSGQLFDIPRITAYAQAKGIVVGWDLAHAAGNVELKLHDWNVDFACWCTYKYINAGPGSIAGAYVHERHGKVELNDATGKATYRPRLMGWYGGDKSVRFNMDNNFIPTSGAGGFQLSNPSAIDLASLSGALSVFNKTTMHDLRSKALVLTAYAEYLLDQILAESSDAELFRIITPRDPLQRGTQLSVLLKDGLLDNVSAALEENAVICDKRKPGVIRVAPVPLYTRFEDVWKFMQILRTALP